In Phyllostomus discolor isolate MPI-MPIP mPhyDis1 chromosome 3, mPhyDis1.pri.v3, whole genome shotgun sequence, a single genomic region encodes these proteins:
- the ABHD11 gene encoding protein ABHD11 isoform X4, whose product MLSWARTWRLPCGGLQLSRTSLSAVPVAPSSSGRGGAEPRPVPLSYKLLDGDAGRPALVFLHGLFGCKTNFNSIAQALARQTGRRVLTVDARNHGDSPHSPDMSYEAMSQDLQDLLPQLGLVPCVLIGHSMGGKTAMLLALQRPELVERLVAVDISPVETTSSADFPAYMAAMKAIDIPHEVSRSCARKLADKQLSPLIQSQPPS is encoded by the exons ATGCTCAGCTGGGCTCGCACGTGGAGGCTCCCGTGTGGGGGGCTCCAGCTCTCCAGAACTAGCTTGTCCGCGGTGCCTGTCGCACCCAGCAGCAGCGGCCGAGGCGGTGCTGAGCCGAG GCCGGTGCCGCTTTCCTACAAGCTTCTGGATGGAGACGCGGGCCGCCCAGCCCTCGTGTTTCTGCATGGGCTCTTCGGCTGCAAAACCAACTTCAACTCGAtcgcccaggccctggccagacAGACAGGCCGGAGG GTGCTGACAGTGGATGCTCGTAACCATGGTGacagcccccacagcccagacatgAGCTATGAGGCCATGAGCCAGGATCTACAGGACCTCCTGCCCCAGCTGGGCCTAGTGCCCTGTGTCCTTATTGGCCACAGCATGGGAGGCAAGACAGCCATGCTGCTGGCACTACAGAGG CCAGAGCTGGTGGAACGTCTGGTTGCTGTGGACATCAGCCCAGTGGAGACCACATCCAGCGCAGACTTTCCAGCCTACATGGCAGCTATGAAGGCCATAGACATCCCACACGAGGTGTCCCGCTCCTGTGCCCGCAAACTGGCCGATAAACAGCTCAGCCCTCTTATCCAG TCCCAGCCACCATCCTGA
- the ABHD11 gene encoding protein ABHD11 isoform X3, whose amino-acid sequence MLSWARTWRLPCGGLQLSRTSLSAVPVAPSSSGRGGAEPRPVPLSYKLLDGDAGRPALVFLHGLFGCKTNFNSIAQALARQTGRRVLTVDARNHGDSPHSPDMSYEAMSQDLQDLLPQLGLVPCVLIGHSMGGKTAMLLALQRDLALRQFLLTNLVEADGRFVWRVNLDALAQHVDKILAFPSQQDSYPGPTLFLLGENSKIVRPSHHPEMRRLFPQAQMQTVPNAGHWIHADCPQDFMAAIRGFLA is encoded by the exons ATGCTCAGCTGGGCTCGCACGTGGAGGCTCCCGTGTGGGGGGCTCCAGCTCTCCAGAACTAGCTTGTCCGCGGTGCCTGTCGCACCCAGCAGCAGCGGCCGAGGCGGTGCTGAGCCGAG GCCGGTGCCGCTTTCCTACAAGCTTCTGGATGGAGACGCGGGCCGCCCAGCCCTCGTGTTTCTGCATGGGCTCTTCGGCTGCAAAACCAACTTCAACTCGAtcgcccaggccctggccagacAGACAGGCCGGAGG GTGCTGACAGTGGATGCTCGTAACCATGGTGacagcccccacagcccagacatgAGCTATGAGGCCATGAGCCAGGATCTACAGGACCTCCTGCCCCAGCTGGGCCTAGTGCCCTGTGTCCTTATTGGCCACAGCATGGGAGGCAAGACAGCCATGCTGCTGGCACTACAGAGG GACCTGGCTCTGCGGCAGTTCCTGCTCACTAACCTGGTGGAGGCAGACGGGCGCTTTGTGTGGAGGGTGAACTTGGATGCTTTGGCCCAGCATGTGGACAAGATCTTGGCCTTTCCATCACAACAAGACTCCTACCCTGGGCCAACCCTCTTCCTCCTTGGTGAAAACTCTAAAATTGTGCG TCCCAGCCACCATCCTGAGATGAGGCGACTCTTCCCTCAAGCCCAGATGCAGACTGTGCCTAATGCTGGCCACTGGATCCATGCCGACTGCCCACAGGACTTCATGGCTGCCATCCGAGGCTTCCTGGCCTAA
- the ABHD11 gene encoding protein ABHD11 isoform X1 — MLSWARTWRLPCGGLQLSRTSLSAVPVAPSSSGRGGAEPRPVPLSYKLLDGDAGRPALVFLHGLFGCKTNFNSIAQALARQTGRRVLTVDARNHGDSPHSPDMSYEAMSQDLQDLLPQLGLVPCVLIGHSMGGKTAMLLALQRPELVERLVAVDISPVETTSSADFPAYMAAMKAIDIPHEVSRSCARKLADKQLSPLIQDLALRQFLLTNLVEADGRFVWRVNLDALAQHVDKILAFPSQQDSYPGPTLFLLGENSKIVRPSHHPEMRRLFPQAQMQTVPNAGHWIHADCPQDFMAAIRGFLA; from the exons ATGCTCAGCTGGGCTCGCACGTGGAGGCTCCCGTGTGGGGGGCTCCAGCTCTCCAGAACTAGCTTGTCCGCGGTGCCTGTCGCACCCAGCAGCAGCGGCCGAGGCGGTGCTGAGCCGAG GCCGGTGCCGCTTTCCTACAAGCTTCTGGATGGAGACGCGGGCCGCCCAGCCCTCGTGTTTCTGCATGGGCTCTTCGGCTGCAAAACCAACTTCAACTCGAtcgcccaggccctggccagacAGACAGGCCGGAGG GTGCTGACAGTGGATGCTCGTAACCATGGTGacagcccccacagcccagacatgAGCTATGAGGCCATGAGCCAGGATCTACAGGACCTCCTGCCCCAGCTGGGCCTAGTGCCCTGTGTCCTTATTGGCCACAGCATGGGAGGCAAGACAGCCATGCTGCTGGCACTACAGAGG CCAGAGCTGGTGGAACGTCTGGTTGCTGTGGACATCAGCCCAGTGGAGACCACATCCAGCGCAGACTTTCCAGCCTACATGGCAGCTATGAAGGCCATAGACATCCCACACGAGGTGTCCCGCTCCTGTGCCCGCAAACTGGCCGATAAACAGCTCAGCCCTCTTATCCAG GACCTGGCTCTGCGGCAGTTCCTGCTCACTAACCTGGTGGAGGCAGACGGGCGCTTTGTGTGGAGGGTGAACTTGGATGCTTTGGCCCAGCATGTGGACAAGATCTTGGCCTTTCCATCACAACAAGACTCCTACCCTGGGCCAACCCTCTTCCTCCTTGGTGAAAACTCTAAAATTGTGCG TCCCAGCCACCATCCTGAGATGAGGCGACTCTTCCCTCAAGCCCAGATGCAGACTGTGCCTAATGCTGGCCACTGGATCCATGCCGACTGCCCACAGGACTTCATGGCTGCCATCCGAGGCTTCCTGGCCTAA
- the ABHD11 gene encoding protein ABHD11 isoform X2, translating into MLSWARTWRLPCGGLQLSRTSLSAVPVAPSSSGRGGAEPRPVPLSYKLLDGDAGRPALVFLHGLFGCKTNFNSIAQALARQTGRRVLTVDARNHGDSPHSPDMSYEAMSQDLQDLLPQLGLVPCVLIGHSMGGKTAMLLALQRPELVERLVAVDISPVETTSSADFPAYMAAMKAIDIPHEVSRSCARKLADKQLSPLIQDLALRQFLLTNLVEADGRFVWRVNLDALAQHVDKILAFPSQQDSYPGPTLFLLGENSKIVR; encoded by the exons ATGCTCAGCTGGGCTCGCACGTGGAGGCTCCCGTGTGGGGGGCTCCAGCTCTCCAGAACTAGCTTGTCCGCGGTGCCTGTCGCACCCAGCAGCAGCGGCCGAGGCGGTGCTGAGCCGAG GCCGGTGCCGCTTTCCTACAAGCTTCTGGATGGAGACGCGGGCCGCCCAGCCCTCGTGTTTCTGCATGGGCTCTTCGGCTGCAAAACCAACTTCAACTCGAtcgcccaggccctggccagacAGACAGGCCGGAGG GTGCTGACAGTGGATGCTCGTAACCATGGTGacagcccccacagcccagacatgAGCTATGAGGCCATGAGCCAGGATCTACAGGACCTCCTGCCCCAGCTGGGCCTAGTGCCCTGTGTCCTTATTGGCCACAGCATGGGAGGCAAGACAGCCATGCTGCTGGCACTACAGAGG CCAGAGCTGGTGGAACGTCTGGTTGCTGTGGACATCAGCCCAGTGGAGACCACATCCAGCGCAGACTTTCCAGCCTACATGGCAGCTATGAAGGCCATAGACATCCCACACGAGGTGTCCCGCTCCTGTGCCCGCAAACTGGCCGATAAACAGCTCAGCCCTCTTATCCAG GACCTGGCTCTGCGGCAGTTCCTGCTCACTAACCTGGTGGAGGCAGACGGGCGCTTTGTGTGGAGGGTGAACTTGGATGCTTTGGCCCAGCATGTGGACAAGATCTTGGCCTTTCCATCACAACAAGACTCCTACCCTGGGCCAACCCTCTTCCTCCTTGGTGAAAACTCTAAAATTGTGCGGTAA